In one Takifugu flavidus isolate HTHZ2018 chromosome 9, ASM371156v2, whole genome shotgun sequence genomic region, the following are encoded:
- the bod1l1 gene encoding biorientation of chromosomes in cell division protein 1-like 1 isoform X1 — protein sequence MAGLPPGDPQLVSMIVSHLKTQGLFDQFRRDCLADVDTKPAYLNLKQRVDNFVSNHLSNHTWSPHLNKNQLRNNIRQLVLQSGMLEQGVDRIVAQVVDPKINHIFRPQVERVAREFLSPGSCSEEPPAPPPPTEPKPESSTIEQVTSSTPATTSASDAMSILDTITTLNQEASVRASSSTEKVRKGQTSDEPSQLQLEEGVQDMKVVEEGDSSSSSDRKTEEGVQELTSEVKMEESQDQLDLGRESLAEEVKLEEEKSGGQEPIEEDKDKAVGKPAGKPEEEHTDDMLKSACQAKQKAKERIKEEYFLEDSDLEGLSDITVSSVHTSDLSSLEGQSDDDQQQSDSSEEGELPPDDQDEKEKKQGEEHKPRRKAYVHKPFLYSRYYSDSDDEVTVEERRRSAAKDKEERLLKRQKNRERMEEQHKQRSVWTEDQDYKKQKGGICFGQEHPKAKQARKERKVLEKKMALNRKRKLGSKKEEDLVKKKVDTDGSRKDAEGSRKDAEGSRKDAEGSRKDAEGSRKDAEGSRKDVEGPKKDVEGPKKDAEGSKKVEVKPAFPKFPQPKLGRNLSESGSSDERHRRTSGSFSEDLSEAKKLSDKSRTHSFILDLEQGSQEALKQRSVGKFDRLFRKEHPKERKERSLSDERTKLKQKQEKKYEVQPDESQQREGTVKMSCEEKVEKKLKIKSEKKIPGKATVSEGAADDASKDASVKKTKALTMEAVKPEKEKEKNREKEKDKDKSKEKEKLKGEKASISKHSLRPDSTGSSEERSDVDPGTDGSKKKEKHSKEALKRSRSHTEDKQGDKPKSKDSEKEKTKGDQDGQKIIKPSSDSDKDQKRMKLSEKRILEKSKLKSKDDTKPQLSKMDNKVQVSEVKSAGGPTVSKPEKKKEGNTKEQRKVFEESLNEKAELSGPKKKAEKKEKSQERRSDSQEERRAPREEKPEKAGKSKTDMEEDLKKVSVLRDASTESDAVTTTVATSFSEDTCDALSDITPEPPEGDTESRLRELPAVPAEADALLTLMDVCTSAEARLPPESSREDVTSDLTLQEADMKMKEAALTLLSMDSAVTTSLICHNAREEVELYHREPEVVESTSAKAEQRPADVLATGETKPVESQQTVEVGAENTNKPDLVIKGLPEHVQEEDKPSESITQPDEPTSNEREAVLNEGEAKDVEIPPESQLRDETAAAEWQEAADTVGSETTEVSTDQIIPAESEPTTETSSQKEQPETEIADPRSNPGTESSVFGKQTKIDIDNTGEAERKEPETETPEVELVPETNEENRERGPDNHSEQVKQTNLDDVSSTDNQEDKDLSEKEETRDGGGGRKRKLSAHKAEKESGDEGEKEDTKDEQNTEIKRPCRGQSSGSSEGVKEQHEEPEVLEESLSSGASGAADKEDAQKEDKDEDNIDKTSSKTADEENTDEERGPKNVEQGGEEALLPAVVDGREAAGSCDPKETPDTPAASEAKEEPEETAMETPTKEQEVKKSDGQQDQSEQLKQRPEDPVSGSQEMVKEEAEKKPDAEADQTQEATEVTPKRPGRRGRPPKAATVAAAAAAAAAAAAAAADDPDKKDKRAEAKESEQRGEQEAEEEEGEKGTATRATTRSASRLEAERNKPSKPSTRASRQNGKEETAAGTRGTRGQATAAAAVAAVKGGRKRDASPPAVRTRGGQKSEEAPSKRAKR from the exons ATGGCTGGTTTGCCGCCCGGAGACCCTCAACTGGTCTCAATGATCGTCAGTCACTTAAAAACGCAAGGGCTCTTCGACCAGTTCAGGAGAGACTGTTTGGCTGATGTGGACACAAAG CCGGCTTACTTAAACCTGAAACAGAGAGTGGACAACTTTGTCTCAAATCATCTCTCCAACCACACTTGGAGCCCCCATTTGAATAAGAACCAGCTGAGAAACAATATCCgacaacttgtgcttca ATCTGGAATGCTGGAGCAAGGAGTGGACAGGATTGTGGCCCAGGTAGTGGACCCCAAAATCAATCATATCTTTAGACCTCAGGTGGAGAGAGTGGCCCGTGAATTTCTCTCCCCTGGCAGCTGCTCTGAAGAACCCCCGGCTCCGCCGCCTCCAACAGAACCCAAACCAGAAAGCAGCACAATTGAGCAAG TGACGTCGTCTACTCCTGCCACCACGTCAGCCAGCGATGCTATGTCTATTTTGGACACCATAACCACTCTCAACCAGGAGGCGAGTGTGAGAGCCAGCTCAAGCACAGAAAAAGTACGTAAAGGCCAAACCTCAGATGAGCCCTCGCAGCTTCAGTTGGAGGAGGGTGTGCAGGACATGAAGGTTGTTGAagaaggtgacagcagcagcagcagtgacagaaagacagaggaaGGAGTGCAGGAACTGACATCAGAGGTGAAGATGGAGGAAAGTCAGGATCAGCTGGATCTGGGAAGAGAAAGCTTAGCGGAAGAGGTGAAACTGGAAGAGGAGaaatcaggaggtcaggagccgatagaggaggacaaagacaaaGCAGTTGGAAAACCTGCTGGAAAACCCGAAGAGGAGCACACTGATGATATGCTGAAATCAGCATGTCAGGCCAAGCAGAAGGCTAAAGAGAGGATAAAAGAAG AATACTTTTTGGAGGACTCTGACCTCGAGGGCCTGAGTGACATCACAGTGAGCTCTGTCCACACCAGCGACTTATCATCACTTGAGGGACAAAGCGACGATGATCAGCAGCAGTCTGATTCTTCTGAAGAAGGGGAGCTTCCACCTGATG ATCAggatgaaaaagagaagaaacaaggCGAAGAACATAAACCTCGTCGCAAAGCCTATGTTCACAAACCCTTCCTCTACTCCCGTTACTATAGCGACTCAGATGATGAAGTCACTGTGGAGGAACGCCGTAGGTCTGCG GCCAAGGACAAGGAGGAGAGGCTTCTGAAGAGACAAAAGAACAGAGAGCGAATGgaagagcagcacaaacagagaTCGGTGTGGACTGAAGACCAAG attacaaaaaacaaaagggtGGAATCTGCTTTGGTCAAGAGCACCCCAAAGCCAAACAGGCTCGAAAAGAAAGGAAAGTCCTGGAGAAGAAAATGGCTCTCAACAGAAAGAGGAAGCTAGGCTCAAA GAAAGAGGAAGATCTTGTGAAAAAGAAAGTAGATACAGATGGATCCAGGAAGGATGCTGAAGGCTCCAGGAAGGATGCTGAAGGCTCCAGGAAGGATGCTGAAGGCTCCAGGAAGGATGCTGAGGGCTCCAGGAAGGATGCTGAGGGCTCCAGGAAAGATGTAGAAGGACCCAAGAAAGATGTAGAAGGACCCAAGAAAGATGCAGAGGGATCCAAGAAAGTG GAAGTAAAACCAGCATTCCCGAAGTTTCCCCAGCCCAAATTGGGAAGAAATCTGTCTGAATCAGGGTCGTCCGATGAGAGGCACAGGAGGACAAGTGGCAGTTTCTCAGAAGACTTGAGTGAAGCCAAAAAGCTCTCTGACAAGAGCAGAACACATTCCTTCATCTTGGATCTGGAACAGGGTTCTCAAGAAGCTCTCAAACAGCGCTCAGTGGGGAAATTTGATCGGTTGTTCCGCAAAGAGCACCCTAAAGAACGCAAAGAGCGAAGTCTGTCAGACGAGCGGACCAAGctcaaacaaaaacaggagaaaaaataTGAAGTGCAGCCAGATGAATCCCAACAGAGGGAAGGTACTGTTAAAATGTCCTGTGAAGAGAAGGTTGAGAAGAAGCTCAAGATTAAAAGTGAGAAGAAAATACCCGGAAAGGCAACTGTTTCAGAAGGTGCAGCAGATGATGCTTCGAAAGATGCTTCAGTCAAGAAGACAAAAGCTCTTACTATGGAGGCAGTTaaaccagaaaaagaaaaggaaaaaaatagggaaaaggagaaagacaaagataagagcaaagaaaaagaaaagctcaaAGGAGAGAAGGCCTCAATTTCTAAGCATTCGCTCCGTCCTGATTCTACTGGTTCTTCAGAAGAGCGTTCTGATGTGGATCCTGGGACTGATGGCAgcaagaagaaagagaaacactCAAAGGAAGCCCTAAAAAGATCAAGAAGCCACACTGAGGATAAGCAAGGAGACAAACCCAAAAGTAAAGACAGCGAGAAGGAAAAGACTAAAGGagaccaggatggacagaaAATAATCAAACCAAGCTCTGATAGTGACAAAGACCAAAAGAGAATGAAACTATCAGAAAAAAGAATCCTGGAAAAGTCAAAACTAAAATCCAAAGATGATACAAAGCCTCAGTTGTCGAAGATGGATAATAAAGTTCAAGTTTCAGAGGTCAAAAGTGCTGGAGGTCCCACTGTCAGCAAaccagagaagaaaaaggaaggaaatacAAAAGAGCAGCGAAAAGTATTTGAAGAATCCCTCAATGAGAAAGCAGAACTTTCTGGTccaaagaaaaaagcagagaaaaaggagaaatcccaggagaggagaagtgatagccaggaggaaaggagagcacCCCGAGAAGAGAAACCTGAAAAAGCTGGTAAATCAAAGACGGACATGGAGGAGGACCTAAAGAAAGTCTCCGTCCTCAGAGACGCCAGCACTGAATCTGATGCTGTCACCACCACCGTCGCCACCTCGTTCTCGGAAGACACCTGCGACGCTTTAAGCGACATCACCCCCGAGCCCCCCGAGGGTGACACAGAGTCTCGTCTGCGCGAGTTGCCGGCGGTTCCCGCCGAGGCCGACGCCCTGCTGACCCTCATGGACGTCTGCACTTCTGCGGAGGCTCGGCTTCCGCCCGAGAGCAGCCGAGAggacgtgacctctgacctgactcTGCAGGAGGCTGACATGAAGATGAAGGAAGCGGCGCTGACCTTGCTCTCCATGGACAGTGCTGTGACCACCAGTTTGATTTGTCATAACGCCAGAGAAGAAGTCGAGTTGTATCACAGAGAACCTGAGGTGGTGGAATCGACTTCAGCTAAAGCAGAACAACGACCTGCAGACGTTTTAGCAACTGGGGAGACGAAACCGGTCGAGTCCCAGCAAACCGTTGAGGTTGGAGCTGAAAATACAAACAAACCAG ATCTCGTCATTAAAGGTCTGCCAGAACATGTGCAAGAAGAGGACAAACCATCTGAGTCTATTACTCAG CCGGATGAACCTACTTCAAATGAACGGGAGGCTGTTCTGAATGAAGGTGAAGCCAAAGATGTAGAAATTCCTCCTGAAAGTCAGCTGAGGGatgaaacagctgcagcagaatggCAGGAAG ctgCTGACACTGTGGGGTCTGAAACCACAGAGGTCAGCACGGATCAAATCATTCCTGCTGAAAGTGAACCAACCACAGAAACGTCCAGTCAAAAAG AACAACCGGAGACAGAAATTGCAGATCCAAGGTCAAACCCTGGG ACCGAAAGCTCTGTGTTTGGCAAGCAAACCAAGATAGACATCGATAACA CAGGTGAAGCCGAGCGTAAAGAACCAGAGACAGAAACACCAGAG GTCGAACTCGTCCCAGAAACCAATGAGGAGAACAGAGAACGTGGACCTGACAACCATTCGGAGCAAGTTAAACAAACCA ATTTAGATGATGTCTCCAGCACAGACAACCAGGAAGACAAAGATCTCTCAGAAAAG GAAGAGacgagggatggaggaggaggacggaaaCGAAAGCTGTCCGCTCACAAAGCAGAGAAAGAATCTG GTGATGAAGGGGAGAAGGAGGATACCAAAGACGAACAG AATACTGAAATCAAAAGACCATGCAGGGGTCAatcatcaggatccagtgaggGAGTGAAGGAGCAGCATGAAGAAccggaggttctggaggagagTCTGAGCTCTGGCGCCTCTGGGGCTGCAGACAAAGAGG ATGCCCAAAAGGAGGATAAAGATGAGGACAATATCGACAAGACATCGAGTAAAACAGCTGACGAAGAG AACACTGATGAGGAAAGGGGGCCTAAAAATGTGGAGCAAGGAGGGGAAGAGgccctgctgcctgctgttgtAGATGGCAGAGAAGCTGCGGGAAGCTGCGACCCCAAAGAGACCCCTGACACAC CAGCTGCCTCAGAAGCAAAAGAAGAACCAGAGGAAACCGCGATG GAAACCCCAACTAAAGAACAGGAGGTGAAGAAAAGTGATGGTCAGCAAGACCAAAGTGAGCAACTGAAACAGCGACCTGAGGATCCCG TTTCAGGGAGTCAAGAAATGGttaaagaggaagcagagaagaaacCAGAT GCAGAGGCAGATCAAACTCAAGAGGCCACCGAGGTGACCCCGAAAAGACCTGGTCGCAGGGGGCGACCACCGAAAGCAGCCAcagtcgccgccgccgctgcagccgctgccgcagcagcagcagcagcagcagacgatCCAG ATAAAAAGGACAAGAGGGCAGAGGCCAAAGAAAGCGAGCAAAGGGgtgaacaggaagcagaggaagaggagggggagaaaggaaCTGCAACCAGAGCAACCACACGCTCTGCATCCCGCCTGGAGGCTGAGAG AAATAAGCCAAGCAAACCATCCACCCGGGCAAGTCGACAGAATGGCAAAGAGGAGACCGCAGCTGGCACACG tggGACGAGGGGCCAggccacggcggcggcggcggtggcggcggtaAAAGGGGGCCGCAAGCGAGACGCCAGCCCACCTGCTGTGCGAACACGAGGAGGACAGAAATCGGAGGAGGCCCCATCCAAGAGGGCCAAACGCTGA
- the bod1l1 gene encoding biorientation of chromosomes in cell division protein 1-like 1 isoform X2 yields MAGLPPGDPQLVSMIVSHLKTQGLFDQFRRDCLADVDTKPAYLNLKQRVDNFVSNHLSNHTWSPHLNKNQLRNNIRQLVLQSGMLEQGVDRIVAQVVDPKINHIFRPQVERVAREFLSPGSCSEEPPAPPPPTEPKPESSTIEQVTSSTPATTSASDAMSILDTITTLNQEASVRASSSTEKVRKGQTSDEPSQLQLEEGVQDMKVVEEGDSSSSSDRKTEEGVQELTSEVKMEESQDQLDLGRESLAEEVKLEEEKSGGQEPIEEDKDKAVGKPAGKPEEEHTDDMLKSACQAKQKAKERIKEEYFLEDSDLEGLSDITVSSVHTSDLSSLEGQSDDDQQQSDSSEEGELPPDDQDEKEKKQGEEHKPRRKAYVHKPFLYSRYYSDSDDEVTVEERRRSAAKDKEERLLKRQKNRERMEEQHKQRSVWTEDQDYKKQKGGICFGQEHPKAKQARKERKVLEKKMALNRKRKLGSKKEEDLVKKKVDTDGSRKDAEGSRKDAEGSRKDAEGSRKDAEGSRKDAEGSRKDVEGPKKDVEGPKKDAEGSKKVEVKPAFPKFPQPKLGRNLSESGSSDERHRRTSGSFSEDLSEAKKLSDKSRTHSFILDLEQGSQEALKQRSVGKFDRLFRKEHPKERKERSLSDERTKLKQKQEKKYEVQPDESQQREGTVKMSCEEKVEKKLKIKSEKKIPGKATVSEGAADDASKDASVKKTKALTMEAVKPEKEKEKNREKEKDKDKSKEKEKLKGEKASISKHSLRPDSTGSSEERSDVDPGTDGSKKKEKHSKEALKRSRSHTEDKQGDKPKSKDSEKEKTKGDQDGQKIIKPSSDSDKDQKRMKLSEKRILEKSKLKSKDDTKPQLSKMDNKVQVSEVKSAGGPTVSKPEKKKEGNTKEQRKVFEESLNEKAELSGPKKKAEKKEKSQERRSDSQEERRAPREEKPEKAGKSKTDMEEDLKKVSVLRDASTESDAVTTTVATSFSEDTCDALSDITPEPPEGDTESRLRELPAVPAEADALLTLMDVCTSAEARLPPESSREDVTSDLTLQEADMKMKEAALTLLSMDSAVTTSLICHNAREEVELYHREPEVVESTSAKAEQRPADVLATGETKPVESQQTVEVGAENTNKPDLVIKGLPEHVQEEDKPSESITQPDEPTSNEREAVLNEGEAKDVEIPPESQLRDETAAAEWQEAADTVGSETTEVSTDQIIPAESEPTTETSSQKEQPETEIADPRSNPGTESSVFGKQTKIDIDNSEAERKEPETETPEVELVPETNEENRERGPDNHSEQVKQTNLDDVSSTDNQEDKDLSEKEETRDGGGGRKRKLSAHKAEKESGDEGEKEDTKDEQNTEIKRPCRGQSSGSSEGVKEQHEEPEVLEESLSSGASGAADKEDAQKEDKDEDNIDKTSSKTADEENTDEERGPKNVEQGGEEALLPAVVDGREAAGSCDPKETPDTPAASEAKEEPEETAMETPTKEQEVKKSDGQQDQSEQLKQRPEDPVSGSQEMVKEEAEKKPDAEADQTQEATEVTPKRPGRRGRPPKAATVAAAAAAAAAAAAAAADDPDKKDKRAEAKESEQRGEQEAEEEEGEKGTATRATTRSASRLEAERNKPSKPSTRASRQNGKEETAAGTRGTRGQATAAAAVAAVKGGRKRDASPPAVRTRGGQKSEEAPSKRAKR; encoded by the exons ATGGCTGGTTTGCCGCCCGGAGACCCTCAACTGGTCTCAATGATCGTCAGTCACTTAAAAACGCAAGGGCTCTTCGACCAGTTCAGGAGAGACTGTTTGGCTGATGTGGACACAAAG CCGGCTTACTTAAACCTGAAACAGAGAGTGGACAACTTTGTCTCAAATCATCTCTCCAACCACACTTGGAGCCCCCATTTGAATAAGAACCAGCTGAGAAACAATATCCgacaacttgtgcttca ATCTGGAATGCTGGAGCAAGGAGTGGACAGGATTGTGGCCCAGGTAGTGGACCCCAAAATCAATCATATCTTTAGACCTCAGGTGGAGAGAGTGGCCCGTGAATTTCTCTCCCCTGGCAGCTGCTCTGAAGAACCCCCGGCTCCGCCGCCTCCAACAGAACCCAAACCAGAAAGCAGCACAATTGAGCAAG TGACGTCGTCTACTCCTGCCACCACGTCAGCCAGCGATGCTATGTCTATTTTGGACACCATAACCACTCTCAACCAGGAGGCGAGTGTGAGAGCCAGCTCAAGCACAGAAAAAGTACGTAAAGGCCAAACCTCAGATGAGCCCTCGCAGCTTCAGTTGGAGGAGGGTGTGCAGGACATGAAGGTTGTTGAagaaggtgacagcagcagcagcagtgacagaaagacagaggaaGGAGTGCAGGAACTGACATCAGAGGTGAAGATGGAGGAAAGTCAGGATCAGCTGGATCTGGGAAGAGAAAGCTTAGCGGAAGAGGTGAAACTGGAAGAGGAGaaatcaggaggtcaggagccgatagaggaggacaaagacaaaGCAGTTGGAAAACCTGCTGGAAAACCCGAAGAGGAGCACACTGATGATATGCTGAAATCAGCATGTCAGGCCAAGCAGAAGGCTAAAGAGAGGATAAAAGAAG AATACTTTTTGGAGGACTCTGACCTCGAGGGCCTGAGTGACATCACAGTGAGCTCTGTCCACACCAGCGACTTATCATCACTTGAGGGACAAAGCGACGATGATCAGCAGCAGTCTGATTCTTCTGAAGAAGGGGAGCTTCCACCTGATG ATCAggatgaaaaagagaagaaacaaggCGAAGAACATAAACCTCGTCGCAAAGCCTATGTTCACAAACCCTTCCTCTACTCCCGTTACTATAGCGACTCAGATGATGAAGTCACTGTGGAGGAACGCCGTAGGTCTGCG GCCAAGGACAAGGAGGAGAGGCTTCTGAAGAGACAAAAGAACAGAGAGCGAATGgaagagcagcacaaacagagaTCGGTGTGGACTGAAGACCAAG attacaaaaaacaaaagggtGGAATCTGCTTTGGTCAAGAGCACCCCAAAGCCAAACAGGCTCGAAAAGAAAGGAAAGTCCTGGAGAAGAAAATGGCTCTCAACAGAAAGAGGAAGCTAGGCTCAAA GAAAGAGGAAGATCTTGTGAAAAAGAAAGTAGATACAGATGGATCCAGGAAGGATGCTGAAGGCTCCAGGAAGGATGCTGAAGGCTCCAGGAAGGATGCTGAAGGCTCCAGGAAGGATGCTGAGGGCTCCAGGAAGGATGCTGAGGGCTCCAGGAAAGATGTAGAAGGACCCAAGAAAGATGTAGAAGGACCCAAGAAAGATGCAGAGGGATCCAAGAAAGTG GAAGTAAAACCAGCATTCCCGAAGTTTCCCCAGCCCAAATTGGGAAGAAATCTGTCTGAATCAGGGTCGTCCGATGAGAGGCACAGGAGGACAAGTGGCAGTTTCTCAGAAGACTTGAGTGAAGCCAAAAAGCTCTCTGACAAGAGCAGAACACATTCCTTCATCTTGGATCTGGAACAGGGTTCTCAAGAAGCTCTCAAACAGCGCTCAGTGGGGAAATTTGATCGGTTGTTCCGCAAAGAGCACCCTAAAGAACGCAAAGAGCGAAGTCTGTCAGACGAGCGGACCAAGctcaaacaaaaacaggagaaaaaataTGAAGTGCAGCCAGATGAATCCCAACAGAGGGAAGGTACTGTTAAAATGTCCTGTGAAGAGAAGGTTGAGAAGAAGCTCAAGATTAAAAGTGAGAAGAAAATACCCGGAAAGGCAACTGTTTCAGAAGGTGCAGCAGATGATGCTTCGAAAGATGCTTCAGTCAAGAAGACAAAAGCTCTTACTATGGAGGCAGTTaaaccagaaaaagaaaaggaaaaaaatagggaaaaggagaaagacaaagataagagcaaagaaaaagaaaagctcaaAGGAGAGAAGGCCTCAATTTCTAAGCATTCGCTCCGTCCTGATTCTACTGGTTCTTCAGAAGAGCGTTCTGATGTGGATCCTGGGACTGATGGCAgcaagaagaaagagaaacactCAAAGGAAGCCCTAAAAAGATCAAGAAGCCACACTGAGGATAAGCAAGGAGACAAACCCAAAAGTAAAGACAGCGAGAAGGAAAAGACTAAAGGagaccaggatggacagaaAATAATCAAACCAAGCTCTGATAGTGACAAAGACCAAAAGAGAATGAAACTATCAGAAAAAAGAATCCTGGAAAAGTCAAAACTAAAATCCAAAGATGATACAAAGCCTCAGTTGTCGAAGATGGATAATAAAGTTCAAGTTTCAGAGGTCAAAAGTGCTGGAGGTCCCACTGTCAGCAAaccagagaagaaaaaggaaggaaatacAAAAGAGCAGCGAAAAGTATTTGAAGAATCCCTCAATGAGAAAGCAGAACTTTCTGGTccaaagaaaaaagcagagaaaaaggagaaatcccaggagaggagaagtgatagccaggaggaaaggagagcacCCCGAGAAGAGAAACCTGAAAAAGCTGGTAAATCAAAGACGGACATGGAGGAGGACCTAAAGAAAGTCTCCGTCCTCAGAGACGCCAGCACTGAATCTGATGCTGTCACCACCACCGTCGCCACCTCGTTCTCGGAAGACACCTGCGACGCTTTAAGCGACATCACCCCCGAGCCCCCCGAGGGTGACACAGAGTCTCGTCTGCGCGAGTTGCCGGCGGTTCCCGCCGAGGCCGACGCCCTGCTGACCCTCATGGACGTCTGCACTTCTGCGGAGGCTCGGCTTCCGCCCGAGAGCAGCCGAGAggacgtgacctctgacctgactcTGCAGGAGGCTGACATGAAGATGAAGGAAGCGGCGCTGACCTTGCTCTCCATGGACAGTGCTGTGACCACCAGTTTGATTTGTCATAACGCCAGAGAAGAAGTCGAGTTGTATCACAGAGAACCTGAGGTGGTGGAATCGACTTCAGCTAAAGCAGAACAACGACCTGCAGACGTTTTAGCAACTGGGGAGACGAAACCGGTCGAGTCCCAGCAAACCGTTGAGGTTGGAGCTGAAAATACAAACAAACCAG ATCTCGTCATTAAAGGTCTGCCAGAACATGTGCAAGAAGAGGACAAACCATCTGAGTCTATTACTCAG CCGGATGAACCTACTTCAAATGAACGGGAGGCTGTTCTGAATGAAGGTGAAGCCAAAGATGTAGAAATTCCTCCTGAAAGTCAGCTGAGGGatgaaacagctgcagcagaatggCAGGAAG ctgCTGACACTGTGGGGTCTGAAACCACAGAGGTCAGCACGGATCAAATCATTCCTGCTGAAAGTGAACCAACCACAGAAACGTCCAGTCAAAAAG AACAACCGGAGACAGAAATTGCAGATCCAAGGTCAAACCCTGGG ACCGAAAGCTCTGTGTTTGGCAAGCAAACCAAGATAGACATCGATAACA GTGAAGCCGAGCGTAAAGAACCAGAGACAGAAACACCAGAG GTCGAACTCGTCCCAGAAACCAATGAGGAGAACAGAGAACGTGGACCTGACAACCATTCGGAGCAAGTTAAACAAACCA ATTTAGATGATGTCTCCAGCACAGACAACCAGGAAGACAAAGATCTCTCAGAAAAG GAAGAGacgagggatggaggaggaggacggaaaCGAAAGCTGTCCGCTCACAAAGCAGAGAAAGAATCTG GTGATGAAGGGGAGAAGGAGGATACCAAAGACGAACAG AATACTGAAATCAAAAGACCATGCAGGGGTCAatcatcaggatccagtgaggGAGTGAAGGAGCAGCATGAAGAAccggaggttctggaggagagTCTGAGCTCTGGCGCCTCTGGGGCTGCAGACAAAGAGG ATGCCCAAAAGGAGGATAAAGATGAGGACAATATCGACAAGACATCGAGTAAAACAGCTGACGAAGAG AACACTGATGAGGAAAGGGGGCCTAAAAATGTGGAGCAAGGAGGGGAAGAGgccctgctgcctgctgttgtAGATGGCAGAGAAGCTGCGGGAAGCTGCGACCCCAAAGAGACCCCTGACACAC CAGCTGCCTCAGAAGCAAAAGAAGAACCAGAGGAAACCGCGATG GAAACCCCAACTAAAGAACAGGAGGTGAAGAAAAGTGATGGTCAGCAAGACCAAAGTGAGCAACTGAAACAGCGACCTGAGGATCCCG TTTCAGGGAGTCAAGAAATGGttaaagaggaagcagagaagaaacCAGAT GCAGAGGCAGATCAAACTCAAGAGGCCACCGAGGTGACCCCGAAAAGACCTGGTCGCAGGGGGCGACCACCGAAAGCAGCCAcagtcgccgccgccgctgcagccgctgccgcagcagcagcagcagcagcagacgatCCAG ATAAAAAGGACAAGAGGGCAGAGGCCAAAGAAAGCGAGCAAAGGGgtgaacaggaagcagaggaagaggagggggagaaaggaaCTGCAACCAGAGCAACCACACGCTCTGCATCCCGCCTGGAGGCTGAGAG AAATAAGCCAAGCAAACCATCCACCCGGGCAAGTCGACAGAATGGCAAAGAGGAGACCGCAGCTGGCACACG tggGACGAGGGGCCAggccacggcggcggcggcggtggcggcggtaAAAGGGGGCCGCAAGCGAGACGCCAGCCCACCTGCTGTGCGAACACGAGGAGGACAGAAATCGGAGGAGGCCCCATCCAAGAGGGCCAAACGCTGA